A stretch of the Alnus glutinosa chromosome 6, dhAlnGlut1.1, whole genome shotgun sequence genome encodes the following:
- the LOC133871177 gene encoding auxin-responsive protein IAA33, whose protein sequence is MSSFDSQRQDSLKRRWAQERRIVGGAAPTSSRPPFEGNPKNNLQGFPELDDDLVSTVVPPVTIVLEGRSICQRISLHKHGSYHSLAKALRQMFVDGGDTGFTSENDLDLSNAVPGHLIAYEDIENDLLLASDLNWKDFVRVAKRIRILPIKSNARKERGGI, encoded by the exons atgaGTAGTTTTGATTCTCAGAGACAAGACTCTTTGAAAAGGAGATGGGCGCAAGAAAGGAGAATTGTCGGTGGTGCAGCTCCAACTTCTTCCCGACCACCTTTCGAgggaaaccctaaaaacaatcTTCAGGGGTTCCCTGAGCTAGATGATGATCTGGTTTCCACGGTGGTTCCACCGGTGACAATCGTGCTGGAAGGCCGTTCGATCTGCCAGCGCATCAGCCTTCATAAGCATGGAAGCTACCATAGCCTAGCAAAGGCCCTGAGACAGATGTTTGTGGACGGCGGCGACACTGGATTCACTTCGGAGAATGATCTTGACCTCTCTAATGCTGTTCCCGGTCATCTCATTGCTTATGAAGACATCGAAAATGATCTTCTTCTCGCCAGCGACCTTAATTGGAA AGATTTTGTGCGCGTGGCAAAGAGAATTCGGATACTGCCAATAAAGTCAAATGCAAGGAAGGAAAGAGGAGGGATATAG